ACCCTCTAAAGTTGCTGTTTCATTAGTCTTCTTGTTAACAACAAGATTATAAGGAGCACCGCTAGTAGAAGTATAAGTTTCCCCTGCTTTTATTGATTGATATGCAGAACTATAAACTTTGTCAAAACTATATGGCATATTTACAATGTAATAACCCTCTACATATTTTATACCATTATTATTTTCGACGGTTGAACAGCCGGTAACAAAAGCAAATACTAGTATAGATAATAGAGCATAATTTCTTAGTTTTATAATTTTCATAATTTCCTCATATAGGTATCAAAATAAATTAGGATTATTATGTTATTGTGCTATTTATTTGTCAACAAATTATATTTTGTATATAGCATTTTATTCTTAACGATTATGAGAAATATTGTTAAACTCTCAGAAGATACCCTAACTCCGAATAAGGAACATATATGTCAAAACTAAAAGTTAGCATAATTCAATCAGATATTATTTGGGATGATAAGCAAGCAAATTATAGAGCTATCGAGAATAAGATTGCAGATATTCATAAAGAAACTGATCTTGTAATACTTTGTGAAATGTTTAACACTGGTTTTATAATGAATCCTACTAATGAGGCTAGCTCTGAAGAAGATATTATCGAATGGATGTATAATCAAGTAAAAGGTAAAAACTATGCAATTGTAGGTAGTGCTGCAACTTTTACAGAAAATAAAATTGCCAATAGACTTTACTTTGTAACTCCTGACAAGCAAGTTTTTACTTATGACAAAAATCATCTTTTCATACATGCAGGAGAAGATAAAAAATATACTAGCGGCAATAATCGTCAAATTATTAACTACAAAGGTTTCAACATATTGCTAACAGTGTGTTTTGATTTAAGATTCCCTGTATTTAATTGTAATAATAATGAATATGATGTACTACTAAATGTTGCTTGTTGGCCAGAATCTCGTCGTGAGCATTGGAAATCATTACTAAAAGCAAGAGCTATAGAAAATCAAGCCTATGTCATTGCATGCAATAGAGTCGGAAATGACCCTAGCTTTAGCTATTCTGGGGATAGTATGATTATTGACTATAATGGAGATGTTTTAGCTCATGACGAATATAAAGAAACTATACTAACAGCAACTTTAGATAAGAACAAACAACAAGAACATCGTGATAAGTTTAATTTTCTTGCATCACAAGATAAGTTTACTCTTCACCTCTAATCGACTTAGCAAGGTTTTGTAAAACAGCGTTGACGAATTTATATCCCTCTTCTGTCCCCATACTATAACAAATTTCAACATATTCTTTTATAATAACTTGATATGGATTTTCTAGACACTCTATCAATTCTGCTATAGCGACTTGAAGTACTGCATAATCAACATAATTTATAGACTCAACACCATTTTTTGAATTATCCTGTATATAGTTATTTATAGTATCTTGATTTTCTCTAACTGCATCCATTAATCTATAAAAAAGATCCCAGTCCGTATAGTGTCTCTCTGCATTATCTGCATAATATTGAGTTTTTAGTTCAGAAAATGTATGATCTGCAACCTTTTTTTGGTACAAAGCCTGCACAGTATATAAACGAGCGTTATTTCTAGCTCTAGCAGTAGTTTTCATAATTGTTTATAGATATAATTTATTAGGGAATTTTATGGTTCTAGATTATACATTATTAACAATAATATATATAGTTCTTATGAGTGATTAGTACTTTAAATTATAAGTTTTAGATATCATTATTATCCGATCTATTATAAAATGATTTTTGATTAAA
The genomic region above belongs to Francisella salimarina and contains:
- a CDS encoding DUF3568 family protein — protein: MKIIKLRNYALLSILVFAFVTGCSTVENNNGIKYVEGYYIVNMPYSFDKVYSSAYQSIKAGETYTSTSGAPYNLVVNKKTNETATLEGINPNDPRDTIKINIKKISDTSTSLAIKYGKDGNSMRSSAEVQIIEGNIKYD
- a CDS encoding amidohydrolase, whose translation is MSKLKVSIIQSDIIWDDKQANYRAIENKIADIHKETDLVILCEMFNTGFIMNPTNEASSEEDIIEWMYNQVKGKNYAIVGSAATFTENKIANRLYFVTPDKQVFTYDKNHLFIHAGEDKKYTSGNNRQIINYKGFNILLTVCFDLRFPVFNCNNNEYDVLLNVACWPESRREHWKSLLKARAIENQAYVIACNRVGNDPSFSYSGDSMIIDYNGDVLAHDEYKETILTATLDKNKQQEHRDKFNFLASQDKFTLHL
- the nusB gene encoding transcription antitermination factor NusB, whose product is MKTTARARNNARLYTVQALYQKKVADHTFSELKTQYYADNAERHYTDWDLFYRLMDAVRENQDTINNYIQDNSKNGVESINYVDYAVLQVAIAELIECLENPYQVIIKEYVEICYSMGTEEGYKFVNAVLQNLAKSIRGEE